In Gemmata obscuriglobus, a single genomic region encodes these proteins:
- the deoC gene encoding deoxyribose-phosphate aldolase, with amino-acid sequence MFDHSLLQPNLTDADLERGCLLARELGAASVCIKPYAVRLAAKLLAGSTVQASTVIGFPHGAHLTAVKVFEAERAMDDGATELDMVVNIGKVLSGEWNYVADDIAAVVRAAHDRVAKVKVIFENAYLKDEHKRELCRICGEVRADWVKTSTGYAETGATIEDLKLMREHSPAWVQVKAAGGVRTFEKLMEVRAIGVTRVGATATKAILDDAKAKGVV; translated from the coding sequence ATGTTCGATCACTCACTGCTCCAGCCGAACTTGACCGACGCGGACCTGGAGCGCGGTTGCCTGCTGGCGCGCGAGTTGGGAGCCGCGTCGGTGTGCATCAAGCCCTACGCCGTTCGCCTCGCGGCCAAACTGCTCGCGGGGAGCACCGTTCAGGCGAGCACCGTCATCGGGTTCCCGCACGGCGCGCACCTTACGGCGGTCAAGGTGTTCGAGGCCGAACGCGCGATGGACGACGGGGCCACCGAACTCGATATGGTCGTCAACATCGGCAAGGTGCTGAGCGGCGAGTGGAACTACGTCGCCGACGACATCGCGGCGGTGGTGCGTGCGGCTCACGACCGGGTCGCAAAGGTGAAGGTGATCTTCGAGAACGCTTACCTGAAGGACGAACACAAGCGCGAGTTGTGCCGGATTTGCGGCGAGGTGCGTGCCGACTGGGTGAAGACGAGCACCGGCTACGCCGAAACCGGTGCCACGATCGAAGACTTGAAACTGATGCGCGAGCACAGCCCGGCGTGGGTACAAGTAAAGGCCGCAGGCGGCGTTCGCACGTTCGAGAAGTTAATGGAGGTGCGGGCGATCGGGGTGACCCGGGTCGGCGCCACCGCGACGAAAGCCATCCTCGACGACGCGAAGGCAAAGGGCGTTGTGTAG